The following are encoded in a window of Limibacter armeniacum genomic DNA:
- the hpf gene encoding ribosome hibernation-promoting factor, HPF/YfiA family, whose protein sequence is MKLDIHSIHFTADQKLIDFIQRKVDKLETFYDRFVDGEVYLRLDKSSENSRENKVVEIKLNIPGDQLIAKKHNTSFEAACDEASESLRRQLKRFKERLVAKH, encoded by the coding sequence ATGAAATTAGATATTCATTCAATCCACTTCACTGCAGACCAAAAGCTTATCGATTTTATTCAAAGAAAAGTGGACAAGCTGGAAACATTTTATGACAGATTTGTAGACGGAGAAGTCTACCTGAGATTGGACAAGAGCAGTGAGAATAGTCGCGAAAACAAAGTAGTGGAAATTAAACTGAATATCCCGGGTGACCAACTAATTGCCAAAAAACACAATACAAGTTTTGAAGCAGCCTGTGATGAAGCATCGGAGTCTTTAAGAAGACAATTGAAAAGGTTTAAGGAGAGGCTAGTGGCAAAGCACTAG
- a CDS encoding lysozyme inhibitor LprI family protein, whose product MKPNTLLLTLSIVLYTFTAFGQTYPIDTMIMKCKQENSSNLGVLECDMKGFELWTTEMEKNYDLLFKQMDREGQRMLQEQQTLWRKMMEAQLEFNHYYYKNKGTSGMLIISSEKTQIVRKRALELRGHLERLVLK is encoded by the coding sequence ATGAAACCTAATACCTTACTATTAACCTTATCGATAGTGCTGTACACTTTTACAGCTTTTGGACAAACCTACCCAATTGATACAATGATCATGAAGTGCAAGCAGGAAAACTCATCCAATTTGGGAGTTTTGGAGTGTGACATGAAAGGCTTTGAACTTTGGACTACAGAAATGGAGAAGAACTATGATCTGTTGTTCAAACAAATGGACAGGGAAGGGCAAAGAATGTTACAGGAACAGCAGACCTTATGGAGAAAGATGATGGAGGCTCAACTTGAGTTTAATCATTATTACTATAAAAATAAAGGAACTTCAGGAATGTTGATTATCTCTTCAGAAAAAACACAGATAGTAAGAAAGAGAGCGTTGGAGTTGAGAGGGCACCTAGAAAGGTTGGTGCTTAAATAA
- the lhgO gene encoding L-2-hydroxyglutarate oxidase: MTYDIVIIGAGIVGLATALKLKEKYPDLKVAVVEKEKQVAMHQTGNNSGVIHSGLYYKPGSLKARNCINGYNMLLEFCDKEGIPYDLCGKIVVATDKVELERMNELYKRGIANGLTKIRKITKEEIKRYEPYCNGIAGLHVPYTGIIDYKQVTEKYAEIFTERYEGKLFLGEAVTDIRLGSVAAETITDKQVLRSRLVINCAGLYSDKIASMVNKKLDVKIIPFRGEYFELNKNKQHLVKNLIYPVPDPAFPFLGVHFTRMINGGVEAGPNAVLAYQREGYKKGNVNVGEFFESISWKGFRKVASKYWVTGLGEFYRSYSKAAFTKALQRLLPDIKQSDLKPGGAGVRAQACDKDGGLIDDFMFVENERMINVLNAPSPAATSSLSIGDTISDMALNRIGKQADQSSSN; the protein is encoded by the coding sequence ATGACATACGATATAGTAATCATAGGAGCCGGTATTGTAGGTTTGGCAACTGCCTTGAAGCTGAAGGAAAAATATCCTGACCTGAAGGTAGCTGTTGTGGAGAAGGAGAAGCAGGTAGCCATGCACCAGACCGGCAATAACAGTGGAGTGATTCATTCCGGACTTTATTACAAGCCGGGAAGTCTTAAAGCACGTAACTGTATCAACGGCTACAATATGCTGTTGGAGTTTTGTGACAAGGAAGGTATTCCGTATGACTTGTGTGGTAAGATCGTAGTAGCAACCGACAAGGTAGAGCTTGAGCGCATGAACGAGCTTTACAAGAGAGGTATTGCAAACGGGCTGACCAAGATCAGAAAGATCACCAAAGAGGAAATTAAACGTTACGAGCCTTACTGCAATGGCATTGCAGGGTTACACGTGCCTTATACTGGTATTATAGATTATAAGCAGGTAACAGAAAAGTATGCCGAAATATTTACTGAAAGGTATGAAGGCAAACTGTTCTTGGGTGAAGCAGTAACGGATATCCGATTAGGTAGTGTAGCTGCGGAAACGATTACGGATAAACAAGTGCTTCGTAGCCGTTTGGTAATCAACTGTGCGGGACTTTACTCGGACAAGATTGCCTCTATGGTAAATAAGAAGCTGGATGTGAAAATTATTCCGTTCAGGGGTGAATACTTTGAGCTGAACAAGAATAAGCAGCATTTGGTAAAGAACTTGATCTATCCTGTGCCAGATCCGGCATTCCCATTCTTGGGGGTACACTTTACCCGCATGATTAACGGAGGGGTAGAGGCAGGACCAAATGCAGTGTTGGCTTATCAGCGTGAAGGCTATAAGAAAGGTAATGTCAATGTAGGAGAGTTCTTCGAATCCATTTCTTGGAAAGGGTTCCGAAAAGTAGCTTCCAAGTACTGGGTGACCGGGTTGGGCGAATTCTACCGTTCTTACTCAAAGGCAGCCTTTACAAAAGCATTGCAAAGATTGTTGCCAGACATTAAGCAGTCTGACCTTAAACCTGGTGGTGCAGGCGTTAGGGCACAAGCATGTGATAAAGATGGCGGACTGATTGATGATTTTATGTTTGTGGAGAACGAGCGTATGATCAATGTACTGAATGCGCCATCACCAGCAGCGACTTCTTCTTTGTCGATTGGAGATACCATCTCTGATATGGCACTGAACAGAATCGGTAAGCAGGCAGATCAGTCTTCAAGCAACTAA
- a CDS encoding class I SAM-dependent methyltransferase yields the protein MPGTPDYSLQKDGNFSFYENITLEKFQYFANVIGLHTGKDIDIIYPRIKDAEEIVELGPGYGRALDFILEKGYKGKITGVERIPQFVNYMNERYKGSVTVEELDIRDYRFELPRKVGAVLWLWSGILELTAEEQLNCIAECSRSLVDGGVLVIEAPYQEIKKLGNVEDSSSKKIKFETEWGTLNAYFTSLDDIENFASKTGFSRVDYTVYKTDTDLERVVYFLYKD from the coding sequence ATGCCGGGCACGCCAGATTATTCACTCCAAAAAGATGGGAACTTCTCATTCTACGAAAACATCACTTTAGAAAAGTTCCAGTACTTTGCCAATGTTATAGGTTTGCATACCGGAAAGGATATTGACATTATATATCCTAGAATCAAAGATGCAGAAGAGATTGTGGAGTTAGGGCCAGGTTATGGTCGTGCTTTGGATTTTATCTTGGAGAAAGGCTACAAAGGTAAAATTACAGGAGTAGAGCGTATTCCACAGTTTGTCAACTACATGAATGAACGCTACAAGGGGAGTGTGACTGTTGAGGAACTCGATATCCGTGACTATCGCTTTGAGCTACCTCGCAAAGTGGGAGCCGTACTCTGGCTGTGGTCAGGTATTTTGGAGCTCACTGCGGAAGAGCAACTGAACTGTATTGCTGAATGCAGTAGAAGCTTGGTAGATGGAGGAGTTTTGGTAATTGAGGCTCCGTATCAAGAAATCAAGAAGCTAGGTAATGTAGAAGACAGTAGTAGCAAGAAGATAAAGTTTGAGACAGAGTGGGGGACACTCAATGCCTACTTTACTTCTTTAGATGATATCGAAAATTTTGCAAGCAAAACGGGCTTTTCTAGAGTTGACTACACCGTTTATAAAACAGATACAGATCTTGAACGAGTAGTTTATTTCCTTTACAAGGATTGA
- the icd gene encoding NADP-dependent isocitrate dehydrogenase has protein sequence MSGQKITIENGKLNVPNIPVVPFIEGDGTGPDIWAASQLVFDAAVAKAYNGERKIEWKEVLAGEKAFNQTGEWLPQETLDVFKEYLVGIKGPLTTPVGGGIRSLNVALRQILDLYACVRPVRYFTGVPSPVKKPELTDMVIFRENTEDIYAGIEYLAGTEEADKVKKFLKEEMGVNKIRFPESSSIGIKPVSVEGTERLVRGAIEYAILHNKPSVTLVHKGNIMKFTEGKFKEWGYELAEREYGDKVFTWAQYDRIAAEQGKEAADKAQDEALAAGKILVKDSIADAFLQQILTRPAEYSVIATLNLNGDYISDALAAIVGGIGIAPGANINYVTGHAIFEATHGTAPKYAGLDKVNPGSVILSGALMLEHMGWQEAADLIYKGLETAISKKRVTYDFERLMEGATLLKCSEFGQEIVDNM, from the coding sequence ATGAGCGGACAAAAAATCACGATCGAAAACGGTAAGCTTAATGTACCTAATATTCCAGTTGTTCCTTTCATTGAAGGTGACGGTACTGGTCCAGATATTTGGGCAGCATCTCAGTTGGTATTTGATGCAGCAGTAGCAAAAGCTTACAATGGTGAGCGTAAAATCGAGTGGAAAGAAGTATTGGCTGGTGAGAAAGCTTTCAACCAAACAGGTGAGTGGCTTCCTCAAGAAACACTTGACGTGTTCAAAGAATACTTGGTAGGTATCAAAGGTCCTCTGACTACTCCTGTAGGTGGTGGTATCAGATCACTGAACGTAGCACTGAGACAGATTCTTGACCTGTACGCTTGTGTTCGTCCGGTAAGATACTTTACAGGTGTTCCTTCTCCAGTTAAGAAGCCAGAGCTGACAGATATGGTTATCTTCCGTGAAAACACTGAGGATATCTATGCAGGTATCGAGTACTTGGCGGGTACTGAAGAAGCAGACAAAGTGAAGAAGTTCCTTAAAGAGGAAATGGGCGTAAACAAAATCCGTTTCCCTGAGTCTTCATCAATCGGTATCAAGCCTGTGTCAGTTGAAGGTACTGAGAGATTGGTAAGAGGTGCTATTGAGTATGCTATTCTGCACAACAAACCTTCAGTGACATTGGTGCACAAAGGTAACATCATGAAATTTACAGAAGGTAAATTCAAAGAGTGGGGTTACGAATTGGCTGAAAGAGAGTACGGTGACAAAGTATTTACTTGGGCACAATACGATAGAATCGCAGCTGAGCAAGGTAAAGAAGCAGCAGACAAGGCTCAAGACGAAGCTTTGGCAGCTGGTAAAATCTTGGTGAAGGATTCAATTGCAGATGCATTCTTGCAGCAGATCCTGACTCGTCCGGCTGAGTACTCAGTAATCGCTACTTTGAACTTGAATGGCGATTACATTTCTGATGCATTGGCTGCAATCGTTGGTGGTATCGGTATTGCTCCAGGTGCAAACATCAACTACGTAACTGGTCACGCAATCTTTGAAGCTACTCACGGTACAGCTCCTAAGTATGCAGGTTTGGATAAAGTAAACCCAGGTTCAGTAATCCTTTCAGGTGCACTGATGCTGGAGCATATGGGATGGCAAGAGGCTGCAGACTTGATCTACAAAGGTCTTGAGACTGCGATCTCTAAGAAAAGAGTTACTTATGACTTCGAGCGTCTGATGGAAGGAGCAACACTGCTGAAGTGTTCTGAGTTCGGTCAGGAAATCGTAGACAATATGTAA
- a CDS encoding tyrosine-type recombinase/integrase, which translates to MDKLTEFYDYLTYQKRVSKHTIKAYETDLSQFGVFISSKYGELEIEQVTYRHMRGWVLALLDEGVSERSVNRKVATLKTFYRFLKQKEYTADNPAQKLQSLKTGKKLPSFIKMEEMDSVLDSSRFESDFNGIRDRMVLELLYGTGIRQAELLSLKCVHVDLQQKVIKVTGKRNKQRLIPCNDTLCEIFSLYLNSRPIVDHDYLIVTKSGTPAYPMLIYRIVEKHLSYTNNVDKKSPHTLRHTFATHLLNEGAALNDIKELMGHANLAATQVYTQQSLERLKKVFIQAHPKSGENEVDKN; encoded by the coding sequence ATGGATAAGCTAACGGAATTCTATGATTATTTGACTTACCAAAAAAGGGTGAGTAAGCATACAATCAAGGCATATGAGACAGACCTCAGTCAATTTGGAGTATTCATAAGCAGTAAATATGGTGAGTTAGAGATTGAACAAGTAACGTACAGGCATATGAGAGGTTGGGTATTAGCTCTGTTAGATGAAGGAGTTTCTGAACGTTCTGTTAACCGAAAGGTAGCCACACTGAAAACTTTCTACAGGTTTTTGAAGCAGAAGGAATATACAGCAGATAATCCAGCTCAAAAGCTTCAGTCTCTAAAGACAGGTAAAAAGTTACCGTCATTTATAAAGATGGAAGAGATGGATAGTGTGTTGGACTCAAGTCGGTTTGAAAGTGATTTTAATGGGATAAGAGACCGGATGGTCTTGGAGTTGCTATATGGTACAGGTATAAGACAGGCGGAGCTACTGTCATTGAAGTGTGTCCATGTAGACTTACAGCAGAAGGTGATTAAGGTTACAGGTAAAAGGAATAAGCAGCGATTAATTCCTTGTAATGATACGCTCTGTGAGATTTTTTCCTTATATTTAAACAGTAGGCCTATTGTGGATCATGATTACTTGATTGTGACAAAATCTGGAACTCCTGCATACCCTATGCTTATTTATCGTATTGTCGAAAAACATTTATCCTACACTAACAATGTTGATAAAAAAAGCCCTCACACACTTAGACACACCTTTGCTACACACCTCCTTAATGAGGGCGCTGCCCTGAATGATATCAAAGAACTTATGGGACATGCAAATTTAGCAGCTACACAAGTATACACTCAACAGTCACTTGAACGGCTAAAAAAAGTTTTCATTCAAGCACATCCGAAATCAGGTGAAAATGAGGTAGATAAAAATTAA
- the rpsU gene encoding 30S ribosomal protein S21: protein MIVINVKDNESIDRALKRFKKKFERTKVLREIRNRAYFEKPSIAKRNAKMKAAYKQKLYAEQNF, encoded by the coding sequence ATGATTGTTATTAACGTAAAAGACAACGAATCAATAGATAGAGCACTGAAGAGATTTAAGAAGAAGTTCGAAAGAACTAAAGTTCTTAGAGAAATCAGAAACAGAGCTTACTTTGAGAAGCCTTCTATTGCGAAAAGAAACGCAAAGATGAAAGCTGCTTACAAGCAAAAGCTTTACGCTGAGCAAAACTTCTAG
- a CDS encoding arsenate reductase family protein: protein MESLKSHKFTFIYNGSEQHDKKLLGYLNASKTKFHQLDIVKTPLTEQQLAEIATGLKVPVHQLVAKGKAKEKGVSFDDITESEVLTVLVKNPDLLQTPILGLYREYRIVKDIADVNRLDALVKQEIGSEKH, encoded by the coding sequence ATGGAATCGCTAAAATCACATAAGTTTACTTTTATCTATAATGGAAGTGAGCAACACGACAAGAAACTGCTTGGATACCTGAATGCTTCTAAAACAAAGTTTCACCAATTGGATATAGTTAAGACTCCTTTGACAGAACAACAACTGGCAGAGATTGCGACAGGGCTTAAAGTTCCTGTTCACCAATTGGTAGCAAAAGGGAAAGCCAAAGAAAAAGGAGTCTCTTTTGATGATATTACAGAAAGTGAAGTCCTGACAGTGTTGGTGAAGAATCCAGACTTATTGCAAACCCCTATATTGGGACTTTACAGGGAATATAGAATTGTGAAGGATATTGCAGACGTAAATAGGCTGGATGCTTTGGTCAAGCAGGAAATAGGTTCAGAAAAGCACTAA
- the guaB gene encoding IMP dehydrogenase: protein MSVDPSKVLYEALTYDDVLLRPAYSEVLPRDTDTSTYLTKNIKLNIPLVSAAMDTVTEAELAIAIANEGGLGFIHKNMSIEAQAAQVRKVKRSQSGMILDPVTLDPNKTLSDANALMREYKIGGIPVVDDEGILVGILTNRDLRFQKDLYRPVRDIMTKENLITAHDGITLAQAEEILQEYKIEKLPIVSKSNKLIGLITYKDILKNKNRPNACKDQYGRLRVGAAVGITGDMMERVEQLKNAGVDVITLDTAHGHSKGVIDALKRVKETYPDLDVVVGNIATAEAAIALADAGADCIKVGVGPGSICTTRVIAGVGVPQLSAVFEAAQALKDRNVPFIADGGIRFSGDLVKAIAGGANVVMIGSLLAGTEEAPGEMIIYEGRKFKSYRGMGSVEAMDKGSKDRYFQDAEDDIKKLVPEGISGRVPYKGRVEEVLYQMTGGLKAGMGYCGANSIEQLQQAKFVKITGAGVRESHPHDVTITREAPNYSTR, encoded by the coding sequence ATGTCAGTAGATCCATCAAAAGTACTGTATGAGGCGCTTACTTACGACGACGTATTGTTGCGCCCAGCTTATTCAGAAGTCCTTCCTAGAGATACGGATACTTCTACCTACCTCACGAAAAACATCAAGCTAAATATTCCGCTTGTATCCGCTGCTATGGATACAGTTACCGAGGCTGAATTGGCAATTGCCATCGCCAACGAAGGTGGTTTAGGCTTTATCCACAAAAACATGTCTATCGAGGCCCAAGCTGCTCAAGTTCGCAAAGTAAAGCGTTCACAAAGCGGTATGATCCTTGACCCTGTAACATTGGATCCTAACAAAACTCTGTCGGATGCAAACGCGCTGATGAGAGAATACAAGATCGGTGGTATTCCGGTAGTAGATGATGAAGGAATTCTGGTGGGTATCCTGACTAACAGAGATCTGAGATTCCAAAAGGATCTGTACAGACCTGTTAGAGACATCATGACAAAGGAGAACCTTATTACAGCACATGATGGCATAACACTGGCTCAAGCTGAAGAAATTCTGCAAGAGTACAAGATTGAGAAACTTCCTATCGTAAGTAAGTCCAACAAGCTGATCGGACTGATTACATATAAAGATATCCTGAAGAACAAGAACAGACCTAACGCTTGTAAGGACCAATACGGTCGTTTGAGAGTAGGTGCTGCTGTAGGTATCACTGGCGACATGATGGAGCGTGTAGAGCAGCTGAAAAACGCTGGTGTAGACGTGATCACGCTTGATACTGCTCACGGACACTCTAAAGGAGTAATTGATGCGCTGAAGCGTGTAAAAGAAACTTATCCTGACTTGGACGTAGTAGTAGGTAACATTGCTACTGCTGAAGCTGCAATTGCATTGGCTGATGCTGGTGCTGACTGTATCAAGGTAGGTGTAGGTCCTGGTTCTATCTGTACAACACGTGTAATTGCCGGTGTAGGTGTACCTCAGCTTTCAGCTGTATTCGAGGCTGCACAAGCACTGAAAGACCGTAATGTTCCATTTATTGCTGACGGTGGTATCCGTTTCTCTGGCGACCTTGTAAAGGCTATCGCTGGTGGTGCTAACGTAGTCATGATCGGTTCACTACTTGCGGGTACTGAAGAGGCTCCAGGTGAAATGATTATTTACGAAGGACGTAAATTCAAGTCATACAGAGGTATGGGTTCTGTTGAAGCAATGGACAAAGGTTCTAAAGACCGTTACTTCCAGGATGCTGAAGATGACATCAAGAAACTGGTTCCTGAAGGAATTTCTGGACGTGTACCTTACAAAGGACGTGTTGAGGAAGTACTTTACCAAATGACTGGTGGTCTGAAAGCTGGTATGGGTTACTGTGGTGCTAATTCAATTGAGCAACTTCAGCAAGCTAAATTTGTGAAGATTACAGGTGCTGGTGTAAGAGAATCTCACCCACATGATGTAACCATCACAAGAGAGGCTCCTAACTACTCAACTAGATAA
- the thrS gene encoding threonine--tRNA ligase — translation MIKVTLPDNSVREYEQGASALDVAKSISEGLARNVLAAEVNGEVWDATRSLPTESNLKLLTWNDADGKSTYWHSSAHLLAEALEALYPGVKLGIGPAIENGFYYDVDFGDHEFSSEDLPKVEAKMAELAKQKNEYKRQEISKSDAVKYYEEKGDEYKLDLLSGLEDGSITFYHQGNFTDLCRGPHIPNTGFIKSVKLMSVAGAYWRGDEKNKMLTRIYGITFPKKKELDEYLERLEEAKKRDHRKLGQELDLFTFSQKVGQGLPMWLPKGTVLRERLTAFLKKAQTRLGYLPVVTPHIGGKELYVTSGHYAKYGEDSFQPIHTPNEGEEYLLKPMNCPHHCEIYKSRPRSYRDLPIRMAEFGTVYRYEQSGELHGLTRVRSFTQDDAHIFCRPDQVKEEFAKVIDLVLYVFKSLGFEDYVAQVSLRDLEDRSKYIGDENLWEEAERNIQEVAKEKGLNTIIEYGEAAFYGPKLDFMVRDALGRSWQLGTIQVDYQLPNRFELEYKDSDNTMKRPVMIHRAPFGSLERFIAILIEHTGGNFPLWLSPEQFVVLPVSDKYNDYAQEVAFMLQENDIEGYVDDRNEKIGRKIRDAEVQKVPFMLIVGEKEEESKAVSVRRKGEGDLGTMEVKAFVDFFKEEAKV, via the coding sequence ATGATCAAGGTAACTTTGCCCGATAATTCGGTAAGAGAATACGAACAGGGAGCATCAGCCCTCGACGTAGCAAAAAGTATCAGCGAAGGATTGGCCAGAAACGTTCTGGCAGCAGAAGTAAATGGAGAGGTTTGGGATGCTACCCGCTCACTGCCTACGGAAAGCAACTTGAAGTTGTTGACGTGGAATGACGCTGATGGTAAGTCTACGTATTGGCACTCATCGGCTCACCTGCTGGCTGAAGCGCTGGAAGCATTGTATCCAGGCGTAAAACTAGGTATTGGGCCTGCGATCGAAAATGGTTTCTACTACGATGTAGACTTTGGTGACCATGAGTTCTCTTCTGAGGACTTGCCGAAAGTAGAAGCTAAGATGGCTGAACTGGCTAAACAAAAGAATGAATATAAGCGTCAGGAAATTTCAAAATCTGATGCAGTAAAATACTATGAGGAAAAAGGTGACGAGTACAAGCTGGACCTGTTGAGTGGTCTGGAAGATGGCTCTATCACTTTCTACCACCAAGGTAACTTTACAGACCTTTGCCGTGGACCTCATATTCCGAACACAGGCTTTATCAAGTCAGTGAAACTGATGAGTGTAGCGGGTGCATACTGGAGAGGGGATGAGAAGAATAAGATGCTTACACGTATCTACGGTATTACATTCCCTAAGAAGAAAGAACTGGATGAGTACTTGGAGAGACTGGAGGAAGCGAAAAAACGTGACCACAGAAAACTAGGTCAGGAACTGGATCTGTTTACTTTCTCTCAGAAAGTTGGTCAAGGTCTTCCAATGTGGTTGCCAAAAGGTACTGTATTGAGAGAAAGATTGACAGCATTCCTTAAAAAGGCGCAAACACGTCTAGGATACCTTCCTGTAGTAACACCACACATTGGAGGTAAAGAGCTGTACGTGACTTCAGGTCACTATGCCAAATATGGAGAAGACTCGTTCCAGCCTATTCATACACCAAACGAAGGGGAAGAGTACTTGCTGAAGCCGATGAACTGCCCTCACCACTGTGAGATCTACAAGTCGAGACCTCGTTCTTACCGTGACCTTCCAATCCGTATGGCTGAGTTTGGTACAGTGTACCGTTATGAGCAGAGTGGCGAACTTCATGGCCTGACAAGGGTAAGAAGCTTTACACAGGATGATGCACACATCTTCTGCCGTCCGGATCAGGTGAAAGAAGAGTTTGCAAAAGTGATTGACCTTGTACTGTATGTATTCAAGTCATTGGGCTTTGAAGACTATGTAGCACAGGTGTCGCTTCGTGACCTAGAAGACAGATCGAAATATATCGGTGATGAAAACCTATGGGAAGAAGCAGAACGTAACATCCAGGAAGTAGCAAAAGAGAAAGGACTGAATACAATCATCGAATATGGTGAGGCGGCATTCTATGGTCCTAAACTTGACTTTATGGTGCGTGATGCCCTAGGCAGAAGCTGGCAGCTTGGTACCATTCAGGTAGACTACCAATTGCCAAACCGTTTTGAGCTGGAATACAAAGACTCTGACAATACAATGAAACGTCCGGTAATGATTCACCGTGCACCTTTCGGTTCATTGGAAAGATTTATTGCCATCCTGATTGAACATACAGGTGGTAACTTCCCATTGTGGTTGTCTCCTGAGCAGTTTGTGGTATTGCCGGTATCGGACAAATACAATGATTATGCACAGGAAGTAGCCTTTATGCTACAGGAAAATGATATTGAAGGGTATGTAGACGACAGAAACGAGAAGATCGGTCGTAAGATCCGTGATGCGGAAGTGCAGAAAGTACCTTTCATGCTAATCGTTGGAGAAAAAGAAGAGGAAAGCAAAGCTGTTTCTGTAAGAAGAAAAGGTGAAGGTGACCTCGGTACTATGGAAGTGAAAGCATTTGTTGATTTCTTCAAGGAAGAGGCAAAAGTATAA